The genome window TGCCACTTCCAATTGCTTCCCTGGTGAAACAACGCAGGAGGTTAAGTCACCTCAGGAGACTCGCAACAGGGCTCCCATTGTTCCAAGCTCAAAACTCAGAGACACAATGGGCACCATTCATACCGAGAGCTTACAGGCTGGAGAATGGTCCCTCAGTGACAACTTATTGGGACATTGAATTTTCATAAACATAGACTTGTAcaaatatgttttaattattttttaaaagtagcacaaaataaacaaataaaactcaaTGGACAATACACTGACAGGACACCCAAGTCTTATCCCCAGCTCTGTCAGTAAGACTTCAAACAAGTCACTTGttctttctgagcctcattttccttgtatgtaaaatgaaaatgatttctaaGATCACATAGAACTCTAAAATGCTATGAACATATATGAGGTCTATTGATGTTGCTACATTATTTACTCCAACAAGTGGGGATAAATTATGAGCAGAAAAGAACTGTCACTTCACATCTTTTCATTTACCATTAGCACTGAAGAACAGGGAGGTTTAATAAAAACAGGCAGAGACACTGTTTTCCCTTAAACAGACAAACTGTAATGAACAAGGTCCATGAGACCTTCCATCCCAACAAGGCCAGAATGACTGAAGCGCGTATCCCTACACAAAGCACAATGACGAAGGGCATAAACAAAAGCAGTGAGTATGTTTTTCTGTCACCTTTTCTTAGGTTATGAATACATTTCATGAATCTCTTGACTTCTCTGCCATAACTCAAACTCCCCAGAAGAAAAATACCATTTACAATAAGAATGTGATCAATGTCCCAAGCTTTCACACCATATCATTTTTTCGTTTTTTCAACCTCAAAACTTGCCAGAGCAAGAACTTTGTCGCCAGAGCCTAAGGAGAAAGACACATAACAAACAAAGATGTCATTTCAAATGCATTTACAGTTCcaggtaaagaaatgaaaatctatcACGTTGATactaaaataggaaataaaatgagCTTCTATTATTGGTACGTTATCCCTAAACCTTCCTACTGCCATCCCAATTTCCTTCCCTTGCACAAACAACTCAGCTACACAGGCAATTTAATTCAGGTATGAAATAGAACATGTAAAAtcttaatttacttttatatttacatttagctgacaaatgtttttaaaacatttaggcTATACTaacttgattatttttaattaaaaagtattgaGAAATAAACCCATTAAAACAGGTTTATAGAGAAAATGATTCTGGTTTCACTGCTAACTCAAGAAAAGACCATCATTTTATCTCACCCACATCATCTGTCAATCTGAAGCAATAATTCACGTCCAGCTTTCAGAAATACAAGAGTACTCACCAAGGTCTGTAGAGACTTTCTCAAATTGGCTGAGAATAGCACCTGCGTTTGCTGACAAGAAGTTCTCATCATCTGCAGTCagctaaacaaaaaaaaacaaagcccaaAGGACTGAGTTCAGATGTTAACAAGTGGTTCTTGGAACCACTATTAAGAATGTCATAGGACCACAAACTAAATTACAGATCAAGAAGCTATatactagggacttccctggcggtccagtggttaaagactccatgcttccactgcaggggacacaggttctagccccaggaactaagatcccgcaagccaagAAACCAGCGGGGTTGGGGGTTCTATACCAAACACTTCCCACTTTTTCCTTATACCAATATATTCAATTAAATACAGATACCTTCTCTCCAAGTTTCCTGAGAGCTGTAAGTATCTCCACTTTCTGTTGAGTATACAGGTCTCTTTCCAGCTTTCCTACCATGAGATCTCTATCCATCTGTAACAGATGAATGTGAAGCATATGgtatttaagttaaaaaacatTCTTTGCATAAAATCAATCTTTTCAGATCTACTTCTTTAAGAAAAGATCCTTTACtgattaatattataaaaaactATAGAAACAATTCAAGGTAAACATGATAGGAATGTTCTCACACAGTTCTAATATATCTTGGTACTAATCATCACCATGGTCTTAGTTACAAACTCTACTAAGGAATTAGTAGGTCAACAGCTTCCTTTAAAGAGGAGCTATCCTCCAAGAACTCCATTTCATTACACTGAAGCATGGTCCACAGGCCTGAAAGAGACAACTGGTTACAGATCCCCTGGAACTTTGATTAAATATCACCTCTACCACCAGAGACATGGAGAGCATGTACTATGCCTTGGTACTATTCTATGTACATAGACACACTGCATTAGTAATAGTGCACATACACATATTACTCTATTTAAACCTCATAACAACCAAAGGGGTATCATTACTGCctttttacaaatggggaaacagcaaaagagaccgaAGAAAAGAACTCTGCCAACATCACGTATGTCCATGGTAGAGCAGGGGTACAAATTCAGCTGATCTGTCCCAAGTCCATTCTCTTAATCTCTATgctattaaattaccaatggtTGCATATAACTTATTAACATCTTATATTCATGTCTATAAACAGACTTCCTCAAGTATCAGGTTTATAAAGATGTTTGAAATTCTTAGGGAAGGCCACACACGCATAAGCATTGGTACTGCTAATGAATGCTAGATGGGATTTCAATTCAGAGCTCCAGAACTAAATAGTAAAACTTTAACTGTGGCATCTTAGTAGAAACAGTCAGTAGCAATTTTAACTGCCATATGCTGTTTAAACTTCTATATTTGTTATCAATAAAGGATTGATTTTGTCAGGAAACTGTGGGTTGCAGCTCTAAAATCAActgaccaatttttaaaaataagcctactttttagagcagttttaggttcacagttaATTGAGCAAAAGGTACAGAGATTCCTCATACATCCTTGCCTCCCCAACTCATGCACGGTCGCCCCATTATAAACATCCCCTACCAGAGTGTATATTTGTTCCAACTGATGAACAAacactgacacatcataatcacccatAGTCTATactttacattagggttcactcttgctGTTGTACATTTTCAACTGACCAAGTTTTAAACTTCAGAACATCACACTGAGCAAATTCTTGGGCtgagaaaagaaatacacaaagtGATTAGATCAACTGAAAGAAACTTTACCTCTGCTAACCTTGTCCGAAGCTGACCTGGTTGTTTCTTTGCAAATAACCTGATGACCTCTGGGGTTTTAAAGGCCTGGCTGATAGCTGCCTGGATAGCCTAGAAATacaagaaggttaaaaaaaaagaaaaagttcaacAAATCAAATATTACAATATTTGATTGATAGGTTTTCTAATAGGTCTTCTTTGTTCATCAAATACTGTTACaactttaatttccatttcctatTTCCATGCAAGTCACTGGAGTAAAACAAATAACTAGATGAAGATCTGGAAGCAAATGCTGTTTTATCCATCAGTAGACATTCCTCCAGAAGTTAAGCCTTCAACAGggtatattttctattaatattttaaatatacttactgagaaaaaaaacacaacaaattgTGTCACCAATGTAAATAAATTATGCTTACCAGTTGCATTCCACTTAATTCATCGACCAAAGTCATATTTCCAGACATAATTTTCTTCAGTGAATCATTAAATTCACTTAGTTGCTCCAGAGTTTCCTTTTTGGTTTCTTCATATTCATCTGTATCAAGTTCCTCTCTGAAGTATAGTGGACATAATACCAAAAAATAGAGAGTTTcaagagaagacaaaaaaaatatcAGTATTTATACACCGAGgtttcaaatacatatatatatacaaaaaaatatgtTGGTGGAAAAAAGGCTGAAaggaaatatatcaaaaatacatttaatggATGTGTTCAGATACTACTATGGGCATTATCCCGCAACATTGAtaaccttgtttttgttttatttttaccaaaGTGAGGCATGCTTAACAAACTACATAACTTCCTTTTAGGCAGTCTCTGAATCAATGGTATAACCTTAGGCAAGATATTTAACTAGCCAAGTCTCAGTTTATTTATAAGCTACAGATAATAGTACCTTCCTTGcattaaatgaaatatgaaaagttCTTGGTATAAaataggtatttaataaatagttataattatcattatcattgttcagtcgctaactcatgtccaactctttgcaactccatggactgcagcacaccaggcttccctgtccttcaccatctcccagagtttgctcaaactcgtatctattgagttggtgataccaaccaatcatctcaccctctgcttcccccttctcctcccactcttaatctttctcaacatcagggtctcttccaatgagttggctcttcccatcaggtgaccaaagtattagagcttcagctacagcatcagtccttccagtaaatattcagggttgatttcccttaggattgactggtttgatctcctgctgtCGGAGAGCCAGAGAACATCATTTCCATACAGGTGCTGAGGGAGTTTCATTACCTGTGATCCCCTATCAGGGAAAAGGCTAGCTGAAGATTTTTCTGGGTGAGAAAACTCACCcactatcaccaccaccagcacaaCTGTTCTCTAACCCACCCGCCCTTTCATAGCCATCAAAACATTAATGGTGGGTAAAATTTTATGTACTTTGAAATACAACAACAATGCAGTACTTGCCATCTGGGTAGTCCAAACAAgccatttaataaacatttactagAAAAAGAGCTCCTATGTATCAAGTGCCTGCTTTGGGCCAAGCATTAagtcagtctcttcatctgtaatgTTTACAACAATCTTCAAGGTTGTTAAAAAGGCAATGAGCAGTTCTTAGACCTTTGAGCAGTTAATGGTGAAAACACACACCAGAAAGTTCAAGTAATACTTTTTCAGTTTGATACAAGGCAAGGCTACTTTAAATACTGAAGACAAGATGggtgttattatttccatttcacactTGGGGAAATGGAAACTCAAGGTAGTTAAGCATTTTGCCCAAGTTCACCCTCACTTTGTAATTAAACTAAAGACTTTAATAACCCAGGCTCTTTAACTCTAAAACCTATACTGAGTTTAGTTGTTCAACAGACAAAGCACTGTGAAGAACATTACAGGGGAAACCAGAATCACACATAGGACTGCACACACAGAGCTTATAATCTAACTGTAGAAAAAACGCCATTTTACAGCATAGCAGTATACAATTATACTATTACCTGCATTCCTCCAGGTCTTGTAATTGCTGCATTAGTCTATCCAATTGTTCTTCTAAATTCTGCTTTAATTTGCTTGTCTCTGTCTTTCCTCTGGAAGCCATTTTAATCTCTAAGGAGAACAATAAACCCACATGCAGTACTGGTTATTTGAAATGATTCAATATAGCAGTGCAATTTAAACTAGATTATACTCTTTCTAAGCTACAGGTGTGGGGAAGATAGCTGTGCAAAGAAACATAAAAGTTTAAATTCATACAGTAGTAACACCCCCACAAAAATGCCTGGCAGTTTTAACTGACTTGACAAATTAATTACAAGTTTTAACTATTGATCTATCTTACTAAACAAATTTGATAGATGAAAATACAGCTTCATAAGGCAACAGATTAGGTGTGACTCTGCTCCACAAGATTCATTTTAACATCCTTTTTCATTCTTAGTAAGTACACTCCAGGACTCAGAATTCTCCTAGTGTTATCTTGTTGACCTTTGTGTACATTTACCTAATGACTTGTAGGCATGAACAACTTTTGATATGAATTTCTTCTCTGGAAATGTGCCCATTTTTCTATGGGATTATCTTTCTCTTACTGATTCATATAATATGGATATAAAGTCTGTTTTTGTGTTGCAAATATTACCTCTTGTCTCCTGATTTTGAATTTTACTCATGGTATTTTTTGTTAtggtaaattattatttttaatggccaaACCTATCTTCTCTATGTCTTCTTAGTTTTGTGTCCCATGAAAGCAGGCTATACCATAtaagattttcaaatatatactattttgttttttgcagggaggggcagagggtTCTGTGCCACagagcttgcaagatcttagttctccaaccagggattgaacctgagccctggcagcgaaagcactgagtcctaagcactgggccaccaggaattccaaaaaatatactattttgtattctaagacttttatagatatttttttaCATTGAGTTCTTTAAGCacccagtttttttgttttttgtttttgttagtgCTGTGAAATAGggatctttaattttctttcaaatggaTAACTGCCCCAAAACTGTTTTACTGGTATTTATTTATGCTACCTTTGAGACTCAGTAGAAACAGACTGTTTCGTTGACAATATTCTGGTCCtaaggcattactttgctattttATGTATTACAGCTTTAAAGTTGGTCTACACAGATGACTGATAAGGAGTTACTTTTATTATTGTgggttttttcctccaaattcttGGCTATTCTTGTACATTTTCTcttctaaataaatttaagaatcagTTTGACAACTAGTTCCCAAAATTCAATTGAAATTTTGACAAGagttacattaaaattaatatgGATAAAACCTGAATCCTTGAAATTTGAATCTTTCAATTAAGCAATATATCTCTCCAATTACCTAGGCTTTCTTTCATggtctttagtttaaaaaaaaaaaaaaaaagtgttacaaAGGCTTTGAACACTGGCTGTGCttagatattttgtattttttgttaatATTGGAAATAGTGGTTTTGTTATTacaatttctcttttctaaatatttatttatttggctgtgccaggtctttgttgcagcatgtgagatcttagttgccgcctgtgagatctagttctctaaccagggattgaactcagggccTCTGCATTGTGAgtgcagagtcttggccactggaccaccaaggaagtccctgttatTACAATTTCTGATTATTGCTAAGGTATAGAAAAGCTCCTGATTTGGTGTATTGATATTGTATGCATTTACCTTAACATTTATAgtgtttgagtttttccatttACAGAAATTACACTCACATTCCTTTCAGGAAACATTAATATTAGGTATATTCATCAAAACTTAAGTCCTAGGGTAAattttttgcttccctggtggctcagctggtaaagaatcaatccttgggaagatccactagagaagggaacag of Bubalus bubalis isolate 160015118507 breed Murrah chromosome 5, NDDB_SH_1, whole genome shotgun sequence contains these proteins:
- the LZIC gene encoding protein LZIC yields the protein MASRGKTETSKLKQNLEEQLDRLMQQLQDLEECREELDTDEYEETKKETLEQLSEFNDSLKKIMSGNMTLVDELSGMQLAIQAAISQAFKTPEVIRLFAKKQPGQLRTRLAEMDRDLMVGKLERDLYTQQKVEILTALRKLGEKLTADDENFLSANAGAILSQFEKVSTDLGSGDKVLALASFEVEKTKK